From one Streptomyces sp. R41 genomic stretch:
- a CDS encoding transposase, with amino-acid sequence MFFAGSVRQDLPAATAGLTLSYSSGAVEGHVNRIKTIKRQMYGQASFTLLRARILLQP; translated from the coding sequence GTGTTCTTCGCCGGCTCCGTCCGCCAGGACCTGCCGGCCGCCACTGCTGGTCTCACCCTGTCCTACAGTTCCGGCGCCGTTGAGGGACACGTCAACAGAATCAAGACGATCAAACGGCAGATGTACGGCCAAGCCTCCTTCACCCTGCTCAGAGCCCGCATCCTCCTCCAGCCGTAG